The genomic window GTACATAAATAAAGTTAATACGCCCAGCCAAAGATGCGGAAACTGAAAAATACTTGTTTTTGCTGTTTCTCCCTCTTTTGTTTCTTCAATTGGCGTGGCTTCAACATTTGGAAGCGGTGCTTTAAGAATCAGCAGTCCCAAAATAAACAAAACCACTGCCATAGAAATGTAAGGAACTACAACACTGTCTGCCATATTATTTAGTAATGTATTCTTTTCAGAAACGCTTACTACAGCCAGTTTTTCCTGAATTTCATCAATGCCTGATAATAAAATAGATCCAAAAATAAGAGAGCCTAAAGCTCCAGCAATTTTATTACAAATTCCCATAATAGAAATTCTTTTTGCCGCGCTTTCAATTGGTCCTAAAATAGTAATATAAGGGTTTGATGCTGTTTGCAATAAAGTCATTCCAGCTCCCTGAATAAAAATTCCTGTAAGGAACATCCAATACGTTCTCGCTTCGGCTGCAGGAATAAAAATTAAGGCTCCGAAACCCATAATGAATAATCCCAAAGACATTCCTCTTTTATAGCCGATTTTAGTTAAGATATAAGAGGCAGGAAGCGCCATTACAACAAACGAAATATAAGATGCCGACGCCACTAATAATGACTGCGCTGATGTTAATTCGTTAATTGTTTTCATAAACGGGATCAAAGCGCCGTTGATCCAGGTAACAAATCCAAAAATAAAAAACAGACTTGCTATTATTAAAATTGGAACTAATGTGGTTGGTTTGGTTTGTGAGGAGTTAGTGGTATTTTTATCAACCATTTTTATTTATGTTTTTGTGGTTTGATGATTTGTTAAATTGGAGAAATCATCTGTAGTTAAGAGAAAATTGAGTATATCAAAATTACTGACATACGTATAAAACAAAAGGAGAGTTACCTCTCCTTTTGAATTTTAAGTAAGGATTGTGTCGATCATTACTCACCAAATTAATTATTTTGTGTCCCACCAAAGTCTAGTTCCACCTGAATCTGCACCGCCTAATTTTACGATACCGTCATCAACTGCTTCTTTGTTAGAAGAGTACTCATTTGTAGTGTAAATGATTCTCTTCATTAGAGACTTACCAACACCTGCATCAGGGTTGTCTGTATTTAAAACTGGATAGATTACTTTAGCATCGCTTCTACGTAAATCTGCCCAAGCTTCCCAAGATTCTGGGAAAATAGCTAAGTATTTTTGAACTGCAATCTGTGTACGCTGATCCGCAGTAGATGCAGACCAAGCTACAGGCAATTTAACTGGAATATCTTGTAAATCTAAAGTAGGATAAAGAGTCAAGATATTTGGTAATGTTGGCAATGATGAACCATTGATGTATGCATTTACTGCAGCAGCATCTGTAATTCCCCATTGTGCTAGAGATAATCTAATACCTGTTTCGTACAAAGTTTTAGCGTCTCCGCCCATGTTCCATCCATTTAATGCACCTTCAGCTCTGCTTAAATAGTTTTCAGAAGCCATGAAAATTTCGATGTTTTTAGATTCACTAAGGTTATTAGCAGCACCATTACCCATCACGTCATTATTAAAAGCAGAGAATTTAGTAGTTCCAAATTGGTCTTCTAATCCACCAACAGGATTTCCTCTATAAACTCCAGTATCGATTGGGGCAAACCATTTTGATAAACGTGGATCATTGTATCCTACTAAGATACTTTCCATAGAAGCGGTCATTACATACCCCCAGCTATTTACGATCATGTTTAAATTGTTTGGAGTTATATTACTTGCTTTGAAAAATGCACTTTGATCATTTGTCTGCATAACACCTGCAGCTACCGCAGCTTCAGCTTGTGTTTTAGCTTTTGCACCATCTTTATCAGAAATTCTTAAAGCCAAACGCAATCTCATACTGTTTCCAAAAACTCTCCATTTGTCTACGCTTCCAGAATAAACTCTATCATTTGGAGCAAGAGACGCAACAGTTGCTGTTGAAGGAGAAGACAATACTGCGTTTGCTTCGTCTAATAATTTAAAGAAATCATCGTAGATAAATTCAACGCTGTCATAAGGAACTTTTTCTTTACCATTTCCTGCCTCAGTGTAAGGAATTGGTCCGTAAGCATCAACCATTTGGTTGTACATGAAAACTTTCCAGATTTTAAGAACTGCCAATGCTTCAGCATTTCCTTCAGATGCTTTAACAGCATTGTTTAAAGCAGGAACAGCAACTGTGTAAAATCTTGTCCATCCTCTTCCTTCGTATCCGTTAACGAAAGCATTTCTTTCAGTACCATATCCACAGTTTAAATAGTGGATAAAAGTAGAAGATAAAATACCTGTTGCAATACCCCAAGTACCTTGGTCATCTACACCTGGAGAAGAGTAAGATCCGTTGTGTATACCTGCATATAATGCAGATGCAAATGCAGGACCTGCTAATGTAGCATCTAACTGATCTTCAGTCAATGAATTAGGATCTTTGTTTATTTCATCAAAGTCGCCAGCACAACTTGACAAAATCGAAACTGCCATTAATGCAACTCCTAATGTTTTTATTTTAAAACTATATTTCATAATGTCCCTTATTTAATTAAAATCCAAATTTAACATTAACTCCATAATCTCTAGTTGAAGGAATGTTGAAAGATTCTATCCCTTGTAAGTTTCCTGTTCCTGCTCCTGCTTCTGGATCAAAATGTTCTGCTTTGTTTAAGAAGAAGAACAAGTTTCTACCTACTAAAGAGAAATCGATACTTGAGAATCCTGAATTACCTAATACACGTTTTGGTAATGAATAACCAAAAACAAGTTCTCTCAATCTGATGTTTGTAGCATCATAAATAAATGGTTCTGCAATTGGAGTTCTTTGTCCGATAGCTGTCCAATATTGTTCTGCTGTAATACTTGTAGTATTTGGAGTGTAAGTTCCGTTACCAGCTGCAACAACACCATCAACTACAATTCCGCCTTCTCTTCCTGCTAAAGTAATATCACTTACCCCTAAACCAGCTTGTCTAGCCTGAGTGTATGAAATAACTTCACCACCAATTCTGAAATCAATAAGGAAGCTTAAAGAGAAATCTTTGTATTTGAAATTATTTTTGAAACCTGCTGTCCAGTCTGGGTTAAAGTTACCAGCACGAACATCAAATCCATTTGTTGCCAAAGGAATACCTGCACTGTTTACAATAATATTTCCGTTTGGATCTCTTTGGAAACCTTTAATATATAAATCTCCATATTCTCCGCCTTCAACAACTTTACTTCTTACTAAACGTCCTTCTCCAAGAACTAACTCATCTCTTCCTTCAAAGATAGATTTTACTTTTGATTTATAAGAAGCATAGTTTGCTGTAATATCCCAAGTAAAGTTTTCTGTTTGAATTGGAGTTGCAGTAAGCGTTAACTCGATACCTTTATTTTCAATATCTCCACCATTTACGATAGCTCTAGAATATCCAGAAGATTCAGGAGTGTTGATGTAGAAAATTTGGTTGTTTGTTAATGATGTAAAGTATGTAAAATCTAAACCTAAACGGTTATTGAAGAATCTTACATCTGCACCAAATTCTGTAGAAGAAGATATCTCTGGTTTTAAATTTGGATTAGCTTTTGTGTTTTGTCCGTATAACATACCACCATTTCCACCAATGTATGAGAATCTTTGTTGTGTTTGATAAGGATCTGTATCGTTACCAACTTGTGCGTAAGAACCTCTAACTTTTGCAAAACTGATTACTTCTGGTAATGTAAACATATCAGAAAGAACAGCAGAAAGACCAAAAGATGGGTAGAAATAATCATTAGGAATTGTAGAAGACCAGTCATTTCTAGCTGTAACATCTAAGAATAAGTAGTTTCTAAATCCAAGTTGACCAAATGCATAAAGTGAATTGATTCTTTTTTCTGAAGCTGTAGATGTAGATTGAACAGTTTGAACGTTACTTAGGGCAAAGAAATTTCTTTTACTCAATACACCGCCAGAATTTAAAGCTGAACTATTTTGCTGCAATACGTTTGCTCCACCATTAAGTCCAACTGAAAAATCTCCAAATTTTTCATTGTAAGAAAGCAAAGCATCTACGTTTAACTCACTAACTGTTTCATAAGATTCACTGTATGAACCCATGTTACTGTTAAATGCGTTTGTTGCATATCTGTTTCTTACGTTTTTGTTTGTCATTTGGTCTAAACCAGCTCTACCTTGTAAGCTTAAAGTTTTTGTAAACTCATACTTAAGCGAAGCTAAACCAATAAATCTGTTTCTTTTATCTGTACGAGCATCATCTCTTAAAGCAGACCAAAATGGGTTTCCGCCTGGAGCTCCTGTCTCGTCAAGGAAATAGTTTACTTGTCTTTGTCCTGCTGCATCAATATATTCGAAGTTTTTGTAATCGTTATAAGCGATACTACGAGGTAATAAATAAGCAGATGTTCCAATAGACTCTTCTCCAGTTCTCAATAAATTGTCGATATCCTGAACGATGTAGTTTGTTTTTACGTCTAAAGTTAATTTATCAGAGATTTTACTAGTCAATCTTAAGTTAAGATTGTGTCTGTCCATTTGGTTTCCTCCAACAATACCTTCAGCACGTGTGTTAGTATAAGAGAAATAACCTTGAGCTTTTTCGTTACCAGATGTAACTGTTAATGTATTTGCTAAGTTGTAACCAGTTTTGTAAAAATCAATTACGTTATTAGGCTGTGGAGAATAGCTTTGTGTAGCTGGCCCAGCATAATTTGGGTTACGAACTAACTGCCAGTTTGAAACTTGGCTTCCGTCTAATCTGCCTCCCCAGCTTGAAGAAGAGTTTGCAACGTAAGCTCCGTTTGTACCTTGACCGTACTCGTTTTGTAAATTCATCAAATTATAAGCAGAAGAAGCCATAAAGTTAGATGATAAAGATACAGATGTTTTTCCTGCTTTTCCAGATTTTGTAGTAATTACAATTACACCATTTGATGCTCTAGATCCGTAAAGTGCTGCCGCAGATGGTCCTTTAAGAACAGTCATCGAAGCAATATCTTCTGGGTTAATGTTAGAAATACCATCTGGCTGTGTAGTTCCTCCTGTATCAATATCAGGATTAGAATTTGTTGTTCCGTTACTAATTGGCACACCATCTACAACATAAAGAGGCTGGTTGTTTCCGTTAAGAGATCTGTTACCTCTTAAAGTAATTCTAGAAGAAGAACCAACACCATTTGAAGTAGTAGAGAAGTTAAGACCTGCTACTTTACCAGAAAGAGAGTTGGCAACGTTTAATGATCTTGCCTCAGAGATTTCATCTACTGAAACGTTTTGTGCAGAATACGTAATGGCTTTTTTCTCTCTCTTAATACCAAGAGCGGTTACCACTACTTCTCCTAACTGCTGTGTGTCTGCACCCAAAGCTACATTAATTGTAGTTTGTGTTCCAACAGCCACTTCTTTTGTAGCAGATCCTACATAAGTAAAAACTAAAACTGTTGATTGATTTGGAACGTTAATGCTGTATTTACCATCAAAATCTGATGAAGCACTCGTTTTAGTTCCTTTAACAATAATATTTGCCCCTGGAATCGGAATTCCGCTAGAAGCATCTGTTATCGTTCCTTTTACTGTAG from Flavobacterium fluviale includes these protein-coding regions:
- a CDS encoding sugar MFS transporter, translated to MVDKNTTNSSQTKPTTLVPILIIASLFFIFGFVTWINGALIPFMKTINELTSAQSLLVASASYISFVVMALPASYILTKIGYKRGMSLGLFIMGFGALIFIPAAEARTYWMFLTGIFIQGAGMTLLQTASNPYITILGPIESAAKRISIMGICNKIAGALGSLIFGSILLSGIDEIQEKLAVVSVSEKNTLLNNMADSVVVPYISMAVVLFILGLLILKAPLPNVEATPIEETKEGETAKTSIFQFPHLWLGVLTLFMYVGVEVIAGDTIIAYGIALGFPADDAKFFTTFTLLAMVATYALGAFLIPKYITQALALKVSAVLGIILSFCIVFSSGFTSVLFVAGLGIANALVWPAVWPLTLNGLGKFTKTGAALLVMAISGGAVIPPLYGKFVDGTKADLIAQGISEVNATAAASTKGYWILLPCYIIILYYAISGHKVGLKKS
- a CDS encoding SusD/RagB family nutrient-binding outer membrane lipoprotein, with translation MKYSFKIKTLGVALMAVSILSSCAGDFDEINKDPNSLTEDQLDATLAGPAFASALYAGIHNGSYSSPGVDDQGTWGIATGILSSTFIHYLNCGYGTERNAFVNGYEGRGWTRFYTVAVPALNNAVKASEGNAEALAVLKIWKVFMYNQMVDAYGPIPYTEAGNGKEKVPYDSVEFIYDDFFKLLDEANAVLSSPSTATVASLAPNDRVYSGSVDKWRVFGNSMRLRLALRISDKDGAKAKTQAEAAVAAGVMQTNDQSAFFKASNITPNNLNMIVNSWGYVMTASMESILVGYNDPRLSKWFAPIDTGVYRGNPVGGLEDQFGTTKFSAFNNDVMGNGAANNLSESKNIEIFMASENYLSRAEGALNGWNMGGDAKTLYETGIRLSLAQWGITDAAAVNAYINGSSLPTLPNILTLYPTLDLQDIPVKLPVAWSASTADQRTQIAVQKYLAIFPESWEAWADLRRSDAKVIYPVLNTDNPDAGVGKSLMKRIIYTTNEYSSNKEAVDDGIVKLGGADSGGTRLWWDTK
- a CDS encoding SusC/RagA family TonB-linked outer membrane protein; the protein is MIKNVLKLLLVICLFGFQSLEAQTTVKGTITDASSGIPIPGANIIVKGTKTSASSDFDGKYSINVPNQSTVLVFTYVGSATKEVAVGTQTTINVALGADTQQLGEVVVTALGIKREKKAITYSAQNVSVDEISEARSLNVANSLSGKVAGLNFSTTSNGVGSSSRITLRGNRSLNGNNQPLYVVDGVPISNGTTNSNPDIDTGGTTQPDGISNINPEDIASMTVLKGPSAAALYGSRASNGVIVITTKSGKAGKTSVSLSSNFMASSAYNLMNLQNEYGQGTNGAYVANSSSSWGGRLDGSQVSNWQLVRNPNYAGPATQSYSPQPNNVIDFYKTGYNLANTLTVTSGNEKAQGYFSYTNTRAEGIVGGNQMDRHNLNLRLTSKISDKLTLDVKTNYIVQDIDNLLRTGEESIGTSAYLLPRSIAYNDYKNFEYIDAAGQRQVNYFLDETGAPGGNPFWSALRDDARTDKRNRFIGLASLKYEFTKTLSLQGRAGLDQMTNKNVRNRYATNAFNSNMGSYSESYETVSELNVDALLSYNEKFGDFSVGLNGGANVLQQNSSALNSGGVLSKRNFFALSNVQTVQSTSTASEKRINSLYAFGQLGFRNYLFLDVTARNDWSSTIPNDYFYPSFGLSAVLSDMFTLPEVISFAKVRGSYAQVGNDTDPYQTQQRFSYIGGNGGMLYGQNTKANPNLKPEISSSTEFGADVRFFNNRLGLDFTYFTSLTNNQIFYINTPESSGYSRAIVNGGDIENKGIELTLTATPIQTENFTWDITANYASYKSKVKSIFEGRDELVLGEGRLVRSKVVEGGEYGDLYIKGFQRDPNGNIIVNSAGIPLATNGFDVRAGNFNPDWTAGFKNNFKYKDFSLSFLIDFRIGGEVISYTQARQAGLGVSDITLAGREGGIVVDGVVAAGNGTYTPNTTSITAEQYWTAIGQRTPIAEPFIYDATNIRLRELVFGYSLPKRVLGNSGFSSIDFSLVGRNLFFFLNKAEHFDPEAGAGTGNLQGIESFNIPSTRDYGVNVKFGF